In the genome of Paenibacillus sp. GP183, the window CGTGTAAGTATAGATGATTCTTCTTATAAGAAATATAACAGAGTGCAGGATAAAGAGATGAAGTCTTTACTAGATAAAAATGTTACCCGAGTGAGATCCAATTCAAGCTCGGAGAATTATGCCAAGATTAAAATGGATGACAAAGGCTGTTGCGCTTTTCTCACAGAGGATAAGCTTTGCACCATTCAATCAAAGTTAGGGGAGGAATATCTCTCTAACGTATGCAGTACCTATCCAAGGGTGAGCAACCGGGTGAACGGGATGTTAGAGAAGTCGGCAACGATGTCTTGCCCCGAGGCCGCCCGCCTTGCTTTGTTAGATCCAGATGGGATTAAATTTGATGAAATTGAAGAATCCTCGGAAATTCGCAATATGATTGGAAAAACTATGGATACCCATGATAAGCGAATGATGAATAAACCTCAGCGGTATTTTTGGGAGTTGCGTATTTTTACCATTCAAGTAATACAAAATCGAGAGTATATGCTATCTGAACGGCTTATCATTTTGGGGATGTTCTACAACAAGTTGCAAGACCACATTTCAAATCATGAAATTCATGAAATCCCTCAACTTATTGCTTCGTACACCAATATGATGTCGGGTGGGGCATTACGAGATCTACTTACTGATATTCCTGCGCAAAAGGTTATCCAAATGGAAATTCTCAAAGAGCTTGCAGATGAACGGATCATTCGGGGTATAACGAGTAATCGCTATCTGGAATGCTTTATCGAGTTTTTACACGGTATTCAATACACAGAAGAAGCATCCGTAGATGAAATTGCTGAACGCTACCAAGAGGCGTATGATCAATACTATCAGCCATTCATGAAAGAACATGAGTATATTCTAGAGAACTATCTAGTCAACCAAGTATATAAAAACATGTTTCCCTTTGGAGATTATCCGACCGTTTTTGATGAATATATCATGCTGGTTATCCATCACGCCTTGATTAAAATGCACCTTATTGGTTTGGCTGGATTCCATAAAGGGATGGATATAGAACTGGCAATTAAGCTGATTCAGTCCTTTGCTAAGACTGTAGAGCACAATAAATTGTACCTAAAGCAAGTCTATGACTTACTTCATAAAAATGGATACACAAGTCTTCCGTATATGACTATTTTTATAAAGAATTAATCAGCCTGTCCGTGATGAAGATGGCATGGATACCGCGAAAACGAATGCGTCCAGAATGACGGAAATGCTGAGCCAAACCAGTGCCATGGAGCAGTCCGTTCAGTCATATCTGGGGGCCATATATACATTAGGGTGTAGGGCATTTTCGAACCGTAGCGCATGTAATCGAATCAAATGTAATGGAAAACATATATCATATAATAGAACAAGCGTTTGGGACTTCTCTTCGGAGAAGTCCTTTTTGCTGTCCGA includes:
- the fliB gene encoding flagellin lysine-N-methylase encodes the protein MSSKKRPLLVPQYMNQFSCIGSACEDSCCVGWRVSIDDSSYKKYNRVQDKEMKSLLDKNVTRVRSNSSSENYAKIKMDDKGCCAFLTEDKLCTIQSKLGEEYLSNVCSTYPRVSNRVNGMLEKSATMSCPEAARLALLDPDGIKFDEIEESSEIRNMIGKTMDTHDKRMMNKPQRYFWELRIFTIQVIQNREYMLSERLIILGMFYNKLQDHISNHEIHEIPQLIASYTNMMSGGALRDLLTDIPAQKVIQMEILKELADERIIRGITSNRYLECFIEFLHGIQYTEEASVDEIAERYQEAYDQYYQPFMKEHEYILENYLVNQVYKNMFPFGDYPTVFDEYIMLVIHHALIKMHLIGLAGFHKGMDIELAIKLIQSFAKTVEHNKLYLKQVYDLLHKNGYTSLPYMTIFIKN